The Nocardioides houyundeii genome includes the window ACGACACGGTCCGAGCCGACGCGGTCGACACCGTCGTCAACTGCGAGACGGTGGTCCTGCCTCCCCCACTGATCGCCCCCACGAGCACCGGGACCCTGACCACGCCCGCGCCGGTGGTGCAGCCGCCCGAGACCAGTGCCATCGCCGGACCGAAGAAGGTGCGCAAGCCCCGCAAGGCGAAGTTCACCTTCACCTCGGCCACGCCCGGTGCGACCTTCATGTGTCGCCTGGACAAGCGGAAGGCCAAGCCCTGCACCTCGCCGTACCGGGTGCGGACCAAGAAGCTCAAGCAGGGCAAGCACCGGCTGTGGGCCTGGGCGGTCCTCGGCGCCGACGCGGACCCCGTCCCGTCCCGGCAGGTCTTCAAGGTCGTGAAGAGGAAGGGCAAGGGCCCCAAGCACCGCTGAGGCGTCCCCCGGCGGAGGGCAGCCGCCCCGGACGGACGCCGTACTGTTTCCACCATGGGTCGAATGGTGGGCGTGGGTCTCGGAGTCGTCATGCTCGTCGTGGGGGCGGTCTGGACCTTCCAGGGGCTCGGCTGGTGGGGCGGCAGCTCGATGAGCGGTGTCGACTTCTGGGCCAAGCTCGGCCCGGCCGTGGCCGGTCTGGGTGTCGCCCTGATCATCGTGGCCGCGCGCGGTCCCCGTACCTGAGCGGCGTCCGGCTGGTGACCGATCCCACAGCGACGCCGGCGCCCGGTGGCGCGGGTGCGTCGACCTAGACTTGCCGCACCCCGTCGTTCCCCAAGGAGTGCCCCGTGGCCCGAGTCGTCGTTGACGTCATGCCCAAGCCCGAGATCCTCGACCCGCAGGGAAAGGCCGTCCTCGGCGCGCTTCCCCGGCTCGGCTTCTCCGGTGTCACCGACGTCCGTCAGGGCAAGCGGTTCGAGCTCACCCTGGACGGCGAGATCACCGACGAGGTGCTGGCCGAGGTCGCCAAGATGGCCGAGACCCTGCTCTCCAACCCGGTGATCGAGGACTTCGAGGTGCACGTGGAGAAGCACTCGGTCGCCGAGGTAGCCGCGGAGGAGGGCCGATGAAGGTCGGCGTCGTCACCTTCCCGGGCTCCCTCGACGATGTCGACGCCCGTCGCGCCGTCGGCTTCGGCGGCCACGAGGCCGTGGCGCTGTGGCACGGCGACACCGACCTGCACGGTGTCGACGCCGTGGTGCTGCCGGGCGGCTTCTCCTACGGCGACTACCTGCGCTGCGGCGCCATCTCCCGCTTCTCGCCGGTGATGGAGAGCGTCATCGAGGCCGCCGAGCGCGGCATGCCGGTCCTGGGCATCTGCAACGGCTTCCAGATCCTGTGCGAGTCCCACCTGCTGCCCGGCGCGCTGATCCGCAACGACCACCGCAAGTTCAACTGCGTCGACCAGCGCCTGCGCATCGAGAACAACCGCACGCCGTTCACCGCGGCGTACGAGCAGGGGCAGGAGGTGACGATCGTGCTCAAGAACGGCGAGGGCGGCTACGTCGCCGACAACGAGACCCTCGACCGCCTCGAGGGCGAGGGCCGCGTGGTCGCGCGCTACCTGGGCGGCAACCCCAACGGCTCGATGCGCGAGATCGCCGGCGTCACCAACGCCGCCGGCAACGTGGTCGGCCTGATGCCGCACCCCGAGCACGCGGTGGAGGAGCTGACCGGTCCCGGCACCGACGGACTGGGCTTCTTCACCAGCCTCGCCGCCGGAGTGTTCGCGTGAGCCCCACCACCCTCTACCGCCGGGTCGCGGTCGCCGAGGCGATCACCTGGGCGCTGCTGCTGCTCGGCATGTTCCTCAAGTACGTCACCGAGACCACCGAGGTCATGGTCCGGATCGGCGGCATGATCCACGGCGCCGTCTTCCTGGCCTACTGCCTCACCACGGTTCTGGTCGCGGTCGACCAGCGCTGGTCGCTCAAGAACGTGGTGCTCGGCCTGCTCTGCGCGGTGCCGCCGTTCGTCACCGTCTGGTTCGAGCGGTACGCCGAGAAGCGCGGCCTGCTCGACTCCCGCTGGCGCCTGCGCGACGAGGCACCGTCCGGCCTCCTGGAGAGGCTGGCCGCCTGGCTGGTCCGCAAGCCCCTGCAGGGCCTGGTCGTCGGCGTCGTCGCGGTCGCCGTCCTCTTCGCCGGCGCCATGCTCGCCGGTCCGCCGGTCTGACCCGCTCGCCGTCCTGGGGGACCGGAGGACGCCGGTCAGAAACGACCCTGCTGCAGCCGGGTCCACACGGTCGAGTTGGCGATGCCGCTCTGGGTGGCGCGGATCCGCGACTGGTACTTCTTCACCGCGGCCTCGGTGGTGAGGTCGAAGACGCCGGTGGCCTTGACCTTGCCGGCCCCGGCCGCGTTCAGCGAGCGCTGCAGGCGATAGACCGCCGACCCGGCGGAGCCGACCTTGAGCACCGTCGGCTCGCCCTGGGCGTGCAGCCCGATCCAGTGGGCCTTGCGGAACTTCGGTGACACGGTGAATCCGTGCGCGGCCTGCCAGACGTTGGCCGCCGCGCGGGTGCGCTTGGTGTAGCGGCCGTTGATCTTGTAGGTGTACAGGCCCTGCTCGGCGAGCGCGCACTGCAGCGCCATCACCTTGCCCGCCTTGGGCCGCACCTTGCCGGGCTTGAGCACCGGGTACTTCTGGTAGGACGTACGCACGCCGCCGCAGCGGCTCTCGCCGTCCGCGACGCCGCCGCGGCCCAGCTCGAGGTAGTTGCTGTCGATGTTGATCGTCACGCCGCCCCAGGTCTCGTTGTGGCCGCCGCGGTACTGCTTCATCCGGCCACCCGGGCGCCAGCCGTCCTCACCGATGTAGCTGGTGGAGGTGTTGGCCAGGCCGTCCCAGCGGGCGATCCAGATCTGCTTGGGCAGCGAGAACTGGCCCGGTCGGCTGACCCGGGCGTCGTCGAGCATCTTGATGCCCGAGCTGGCGCTGGAGTACAGGCCGCTGACGTAGCCGTGGTACTCGATGCGCTCCACCCAGGCGGAGACGAAGGCGAGCGCCGACTCGCGGCAGTTGGTGTTGGCGTGGTCGAAGCCCTCGAGGTCGTACCAGATGGTGCTGGTCGGGCTGATCCCGTAGCTGCGGGCGTCGCCGGCGTTCTTGTCCGCCTCGGCCATGCCCTGGGCGCGGGCGGCGGCGTAGGTCTTGTCGGCTCCCGGGGTGGGGTTGATCTTGAAGTCGTCGGAGTAGCGCGGGAACCTCGGCTGGCAGGAGGCCTGCGGCCCGAGCGCGATGGGCAGCAGTCGCCAGCCCTTGGCGAGCTGGGTGCTGATCCAGGTCGGGCTGAGGTTGGGCTGGCTCCGGCAGGCGCGGGAGTCACCGGAGATGTAGATCCCGGCGGCCAGGAACGGCGAGTGCTCCAGCCAGGCGTCCATCGCCTTCTGCGTGGGCGCGACGCACTGGTCGAAGCCGTAGCCGGTGAAGTCCCCGGGAGTGACCACGTTCTGCTTGCGGGCGGCCTGCTTGGCCGCGGTGCCGACGGACGTGCCGACCGATGTGCCGACGGACGTGCCGACAGACGCGGTGGCGGACGTGGCGGGCGCGGTGGTGCCGGCGAGCAGCCCGGCGGTCAGCGCCAGGGTGGCCAGACCGGCCGTGAGACCAGTCTTGAGACGAGCCGTGAGACGGGGGGCGGAGGGGACGGTGAGGCGCATGCAGAAGGCTCCAGACGAGTGGCGGTCCAGGCACCATAACCTCACCAGTCCCACGAGTCCCACGGGTTGAGCAGAACTACAGCCCAGTAGTTCCTCGCTCCGGACTGCGGCGTCGGGTGGTCCGGGGGGTCGCCTAGGCTTGGCGACGTGCCCGCAGCCCAGAACCTCGACACCGTCGCCGCCGCCGCCCAGGACCCCGCCCGCGAGCAGCCCTGGCAGGACCTGGGGCTGAAGGCCGACGAGTACGCCAGCATCCGCGAGATCCTGGGACGGCGTCCCACCAGCAGCGAGCTGGCGATGTACTCGGTGATGTGGAGCGAGCACTGCTCCTACAAGTCGACCAAGGTGCACCTCAAGCAGTTCGGCGAGCTGCCCCAGGAGACCGCCGCGGGCAAGATGCTGGCCGGCATCGGGGAGAACGCCGGCGTCATCGACATCGGCCAGGGGTACGCCGTCACGTTCAAGGTGGAGAGCCACAACCACCCCTCCTTCGTCGAGCCCTACCAGGGGGCGGCCACCGGCATCGGCGGCATCGTGCGCGACATCCTGGCGATGGGTGCGCGGCCCGTCGCGGTGATGGACCCGCTGCGCTTCGGCCCCCTGGACGCCCCCGACACCCAGCGGGTGCTGCCCGGGATCGTCGCGGGCGTCGGCGGCTACGGCAACTGCCTGGGCCTGCCCAACATCGGCGGCGAGGCCGTCTTCGACGAGACCTACACCGGCAACCCGCTGGTCAACGCGCTCTGCGTGGGCGTGCTGCGCCACGAGGACCTGCACCTGGCCAACGCCACCGGCGTGGGCAACCAGGTCATCCTGTACGGCGCCCGCACCGGCGGCGACGGCATCGGCGGGGTGAGCGTGCTCGCCTCGGAGACCTTCGACGCCAACGCCGACGGCAGCAGCGGGCCGGCCAAGCGGCCCAGCGTCCAGGTGGGCGACCCCTTCATGGAGAAGCTCCTCATCGAGTGCACCCTGGAGCTCTTCGCGGCCGGCGTGGTGGCCGGCATCCAGGACCTGGGCGGCGCCGGCCTGAGCTGCGCCACCTCCGAGCTGGCAAGCGCCGGGGACGGCGGCATGCACGTCGAGCTGGACCGGGTCCCGCTGCGCGACTCCACGCTGGCTCCCGAGGAGATCCTGATGAGCGAGTCCCAGGAGCGGATGATGGCCGTCGTCGAGCCCGGCGACGTCGAGGCGTTCCTCAAGATCTGCGCCAAGTGGGACGTCGAGGCCGTGGTGGTCGGCGAGGTCACCGACACCGGCCGGCTGCACATCGACTGGCACGGCGAGCGGGTGGTCGACGTACCGCCGCGCAGCGTGGCGCACGACGGACCGACGTACCACCGGCCCTTCGCCCGCCCGGCGTGGCAGGACGCGCTCCAGGCAGACGGCGCCGAGGCGCTGCCCCGGCCGGGCACCGGCGACGAGCTGCGCGAGACGCTGCTGCGCCTGGTCGCCAGCCCCAACCTGTGCGACAAGTCCTGGATCACCGACCAGTACGATCGCTACGTCCGCGGCAACACCGTGCTGGCCCAGCCCGCCGACTCCGGCATGATCCGCGTCGACGACCAGACCAACCTCGGCGTCGCGGTCTCCACCGACTGCAACGGCCGCTTCGCCAAGCTCGACCCGTACGCCGGCGCGCAGCTCGCGCTGGCCGAGAGCTACCGCAACGTCGCCACCGGCGGTGCCCGTCCGCTGGCCATCTCCGACTGCCTCAACTTCGGCAGCCCCGAGGACCCCGACGTGATGTGGCAGTTCGCCGAGGCCTGCCGCGGTCTCAAGGACGCCTGCCTGGAGCTGGGCATCCCGGTCACCGGCGGCAACGTCAGCCTCTACAACCAGACCGGCGAGACCGCGATCCTGCCGACCCCGGTGGTCGCGGTGCTCGGTGTGATCGAGGACGTCACCAAGCGCACCCCCAGCCACTTCGCCGGCGCCGGGGAGCAGGTCTTCCTGCTCGGCGAGACCCGCGAGGAGCTGTCCGGCTCGGAGTGGGCGCACGTCGTGCACGGCCACCTCGGCGGCACCCCGCCGCGGGTAGACCTGGCGGCCGAGAAGGCGCTGGCCGAGCTGCTCGCCGACGCCGGCCGCGACGGCGTCCTGACCAGCGCGCACGACCTCTCCGACGGCGGCCTCGCCCAGGCGCTGGCAGAGGCGACCTTCCGCAACGGCGTCGGGGTCTCGGTCTCGCTGGCCGACGTCGCCGGCGGCGACGCGTTCACCGGACTGTTCACCGAGTCCGCGGCCCGGGCCATCGTCACCGTCGCCGACGACCGGGCCGAGGCGCTGCTCGCCCTCGCCGAGCGGTACGCCGTGCCGGTCACCGCCATCGGCACGACCGGCGGTGACGACCTGGTCGTGGCCGAGCAGTTCAGCATCCCGGTCGCGACGTTGCGCCAGGCGTGGGCGGCCACCATGCCGGCGGCCCTGGGCTGAGTCGATGAGCACCGTCGTCGCCCTGGCCACTCCCGCCCTGATCGAGGCGGTGGGGGAGGTGCCGGGTGTCGAGACGGTGCTCTGGGACGGCACCTCGGTGCCGGAGCGGGCCGCGGAGATCGAGCTGGTGGTGGCGCCGTACAACACCGGCGGCCTGCCCGACCTGAGCGGGCTCCCGCGGCTGCGGGTGGTCCAGGTCCAGTCCGCCGGGTACGACGGGATGGTCGCCCAGTTGCCCGACGGCGTCGCGCTGGCCAACGCGACCGGCGTCCACGACGACGCCACCGCCGAGCTGGCACTCGGCATCACGATCGCCAGCCTGCGCGGCATCGACGACGCGGTCCGCAACCGCGGCCAGTGGCTCCGGGACCTGGGTCGCCGCTCGCTGGCCGACAGCCGCGTC containing:
- the purS gene encoding phosphoribosylformylglycinamidine synthase subunit PurS is translated as MARVVVDVMPKPEILDPQGKAVLGALPRLGFSGVTDVRQGKRFELTLDGEITDEVLAEVAKMAETLLSNPVIEDFEVHVEKHSVAEVAAEEGR
- the purQ gene encoding phosphoribosylformylglycinamidine synthase subunit PurQ, which produces MKVGVVTFPGSLDDVDARRAVGFGGHEAVALWHGDTDLHGVDAVVLPGGFSYGDYLRCGAISRFSPVMESVIEAAERGMPVLGICNGFQILCESHLLPGALIRNDHRKFNCVDQRLRIENNRTPFTAAYEQGQEVTIVLKNGEGGYVADNETLDRLEGEGRVVARYLGGNPNGSMREIAGVTNAAGNVVGLMPHPEHAVEELTGPGTDGLGFFTSLAAGVFA
- a CDS encoding DUF3817 domain-containing protein, giving the protein MSPTTLYRRVAVAEAITWALLLLGMFLKYVTETTEVMVRIGGMIHGAVFLAYCLTTVLVAVDQRWSLKNVVLGLLCAVPPFVTVWFERYAEKRGLLDSRWRLRDEAPSGLLERLAAWLVRKPLQGLVVGVVAVAVLFAGAMLAGPPV
- a CDS encoding glycoside hydrolase domain-containing protein, with product MRLTVPSAPRLTARLKTGLTAGLATLALTAGLLAGTTAPATSATASVGTSVGTSVGTSVGTAAKQAARKQNVVTPGDFTGYGFDQCVAPTQKAMDAWLEHSPFLAAGIYISGDSRACRSQPNLSPTWISTQLAKGWRLLPIALGPQASCQPRFPRYSDDFKINPTPGADKTYAAARAQGMAEADKNAGDARSYGISPTSTIWYDLEGFDHANTNCRESALAFVSAWVERIEYHGYVSGLYSSASSGIKMLDDARVSRPGQFSLPKQIWIARWDGLANTSTSYIGEDGWRPGGRMKQYRGGHNETWGGVTINIDSNYLELGRGGVADGESRCGGVRTSYQKYPVLKPGKVRPKAGKVMALQCALAEQGLYTYKINGRYTKRTRAAANVWQAAHGFTVSPKFRKAHWIGLHAQGEPTVLKVGSAGSAVYRLQRSLNAAGAGKVKATGVFDLTTEAAVKKYQSRIRATQSGIANSTVWTRLQQGRF
- the purL gene encoding phosphoribosylformylglycinamidine synthase subunit PurL produces the protein MPAAQNLDTVAAAAQDPAREQPWQDLGLKADEYASIREILGRRPTSSELAMYSVMWSEHCSYKSTKVHLKQFGELPQETAAGKMLAGIGENAGVIDIGQGYAVTFKVESHNHPSFVEPYQGAATGIGGIVRDILAMGARPVAVMDPLRFGPLDAPDTQRVLPGIVAGVGGYGNCLGLPNIGGEAVFDETYTGNPLVNALCVGVLRHEDLHLANATGVGNQVILYGARTGGDGIGGVSVLASETFDANADGSSGPAKRPSVQVGDPFMEKLLIECTLELFAAGVVAGIQDLGGAGLSCATSELASAGDGGMHVELDRVPLRDSTLAPEEILMSESQERMMAVVEPGDVEAFLKICAKWDVEAVVVGEVTDTGRLHIDWHGERVVDVPPRSVAHDGPTYHRPFARPAWQDALQADGAEALPRPGTGDELRETLLRLVASPNLCDKSWITDQYDRYVRGNTVLAQPADSGMIRVDDQTNLGVAVSTDCNGRFAKLDPYAGAQLALAESYRNVATGGARPLAISDCLNFGSPEDPDVMWQFAEACRGLKDACLELGIPVTGGNVSLYNQTGETAILPTPVVAVLGVIEDVTKRTPSHFAGAGEQVFLLGETREELSGSEWAHVVHGHLGGTPPRVDLAAEKALAELLADAGRDGVLTSAHDLSDGGLAQALAEATFRNGVGVSVSLADVAGGDAFTGLFTESAARAIVTVADDRAEALLALAERYAVPVTAIGTTGGDDLVVAEQFSIPVATLRQAWAATMPAALG